In one window of Oncorhynchus kisutch isolate 150728-3 linkage group LG16, Okis_V2, whole genome shotgun sequence DNA:
- the LOC109884059 gene encoding mothers against decapentaplegic homolog 1 isoform X3 → MNVTSLFSFTSPAVKRLLGWKQGDEEEKWAEKAVDALVKKLKKRKGTMEELEKALSCPGQPSKCVTIPRSLDGRLQVSHRKGLPHVIYCRVWRWPDLQSHHELKALECCQFPFTAKHKDVCINPYHYKRVDSPMLPPVLVPRNSDLTARPGMQPRYHGAIDQNEPLMPHNATFPESFPPGGGGNGGLAFPCSPGNSFPSSPGSGSSSISAFPHSPLSSDPDSPFHVPADTPPPAYMPPDDYLIQDCTQPMETNLLAMPTGLDTNNRPDVQPVAYEEPKHWCSIVYYELNNRVGEAYLASDSSVLVDGFTDPSNNRNRFCLGLLSNVNRNSTIENTRRHIGKGVHLYYVGGEVYAECLSDTSIFIQSPNHPPLPRCPSLLRRR, encoded by the exons ATGAACGTGACGTCGCTATTCTCCTTCACCAGCCCGGCGGTGAAGAGGCTGCTGGGATGGAAACAGGGGGATGAAGAGGAGAAGTGGGCGGAGAAGGCAGTGGACGCCCTAGTGAAGAAACTGAAGAAGAGGAAGGGAACGATGGAGGAGCTGGAGAAGGCTCTCAGCTGTCCCGGACAGCCCA GTAAGTGTGTGACCATCCCTCGGTCGTTGGACGGTCGTCTCCAGGTATCCCATCGTAAAGGTCTCCCCCACGTCATCTACTGCAGAGTGTGGAGGTGGCCCGACCTACAGTCTCATCACGAACTCAAGGCCTTGGAGTGCTGCCAATTCCCCTTCACGGCCAAACACAAAGATGTCTGTATCAACCCCTACCACTATAAGAGAGTGGACAGTCCTA TGCTGCCCCCTGTCCTGGTCCCTAGGAACAGCGACCTCACAGCGAGGCCGGGGATGCAGCCCCGTTACCATGGCGCCATCGACCAGAACGAGCCTCTCATGCCCCACAACGCCACTTTCCCAGAATCCTTCCCTCCAGGCGGGGGCGGCAACGGAGGGTTGGCGTTCCCTTGTTCCCCTGGCAACAGCTTCCCCAGTTCGCCTGGCAGTGGGTCCAGCAGTATCTCCGCGTTCCCCCACTCCCCACTTAGCTCCGACCCAGACAGCCCCTTCCATGTCCCGG CTGACACCCCGCCCCCAGCCTACATGCCTCCAGATGATTATCTGATTCAGGACTGCACCCAGCCAATGGAAACTAACCTCCTCGCCATGCCAACCGGCCTAGATACCAACAACAGGCCAG atgttCAGCCAGTAGCTTACGAGGAACCAAAACACTGGTGTTCTATAGTGTACTATGAGCTGAATAACCGCGTGGGTGAGGCGTACCTGGCGTCAGACTCCAGTGTTCTGGTCGACGGCTTCACCGACCCGTCCAATAACCGCAACCGCTTCTGCCTCGGCCTGCTGTCTAACGTCAACCGCAACTCGACCATAGAGAACACACGCAGGCACATCGGCAAAG gtGTCCATCTCTACTACGTAGGAGGTGAGGTGTATGCAGAGTGTCTGAGTGACACCAGTATCTTCATTCAGAGTCCTaaccaccctcctctccccaggtGTCCATCTCTACTACGTAGGAGGTGA
- the LOC109884059 gene encoding mothers against decapentaplegic homolog 1 isoform X4 has product MNVTSLFSFTSPAVKRLLGWKQGDEEEKWAEKAVDALVKKLKKRKGTMEELEKALSCPGQPSKCVTIPRSLDGRLQVSHRKGLPHVIYCRVWRWPDLQSHHELKALECCQFPFTAKHKDVCINPYHYKRVDSPMLPPVLVPRNSDLTARPGMQPRYHGAIDQNEPLMPHNATFPESFPPGGGGNGGLAFPCSPGNSFPSSPGSGSSSISAFPHSPLSSDPDSPFHVPADTPPPAYMPPDDYLIQDCTQPMETNLLAMPTGLDTNNRPDVQPVAYEEPKHWCSIVYYELNNRVGEAYLASDSSVLVDGFTDPSNNRNRFCLGLLSNVNRNSTIENTRRHIGKGVHLYYVGGEVYAECLSDTSIFIQSPNHPPLPRCPSLLRRR; this is encoded by the exons ATGAACGTGACGTCGCTATTCTCCTTCACCAGCCCGGCGGTGAAGAGGCTGCTGGGATGGAAACAGGGGGATGAAGAGGAGAAGTGGGCGGAGAAGGCAGTGGACGCCCTAGTGAAGAAACTGAAGAAGAGGAAGGGAACGATGGAGGAGCTGGAGAAGGCTCTCAGCTGTCCCGGACAGCCCA GTAAGTGTGTGACCATCCCTCGGTCGTTGGACGGTCGTCTCCAGGTATCCCATCGTAAAGGTCTCCCCCACGTCATCTACTGCAGAGTGTGGAGGTGGCCCGACCTACAGTCTCATCACGAACTCAAGGCCTTGGAGTGCTGCCAATTCCCCTTCACGGCCAAACACAAAGATGTCTGTATCAACCCCTACCACTATAAGAGAGTGGACAGTCCTA TGCTGCCCCCTGTCCTGGTCCCTAGGAACAGCGACCTCACAGCGAGGCCGGGGATGCAGCCCCGTTACCATGGCGCCATCGACCAGAACGAGCCTCTCATGCCCCACAACGCCACTTTCCCAGAATCCTTCCCTCCAGGCGGGGGCGGCAACGGAGGGTTGGCGTTCCCTTGTTCCCCTGGCAACAGCTTCCCCAGTTCGCCTGGCAGTGGGTCCAGCAGTATCTCCGCGTTCCCCCACTCCCCACTTAGCTCCGACCCAGACAGCCCCTTCCATGTCCCGG CTGACACCCCGCCCCCAGCCTACATGCCTCCAGATGATTATCTGATTCAGGACTGCACCCAGCCAATGGAAACTAACCTCCTCGCCATGCCAACCGGCCTAGATACCAACAACAGGCCAG atgttCAGCCAGTAGCTTACGAGGAACCAAAACACTGGTGTTCTATAGTGTACTATGAGCTGAATAACCGCGTGGGTGAGGCGTACCTGGCGTCAGACTCCAGTGTTCTGGTCGACGGCTTCACCGACCCGTCCAATAACCGCAACCGCTTCTGCCTCGGCCTGCTGTCTAACGTCAACCGCAACTCGACCATAGAGAACACACGCAGGCACATCGGCAAAG GTGTCCACCTCTACTACGTAGGAGGTGAGGTGTATGCAGAGTGTCTGAGTGACACCAGTATCTTCATTCAGAGTCCTaaccaccctcctctccccaggtGTCCATCTCTACTACGTAGGAGGTGA